A part of Haloarchaeobius sp. HME9146 genomic DNA contains:
- a CDS encoding polysaccharide deacetylase family protein: protein MSTVTLSLEVELGWGVHDIDEYERISEDRQCESRYLRRLLSHCDDVDIPFSFDVVGHLFHAACSGEHRSPHEDGWFDEDPGTDWQTDPLFYAPDLVADIRDAETDHEICTHSYSHVSCDEASDEAIRWDLEEAQQVHEHVLGERTVSFVPPKHEQPPTHVLRDAGIEIIRMHRSDGVSKPRKYKRLVTGPHPEFSPPVTIEDDVVVTYCTEYPSLTSALLPSGRRDTHPAFKYLPFDTAKRQQLHRRYLRQTAEQALETDTPVHLWAHLYDLSNEAQFLALRDFLTDLAALEAQTDLEVLTMAELNDRVRAERRAHVVV from the coding sequence ATGAGCACCGTCACCCTGAGCCTCGAAGTCGAACTCGGCTGGGGCGTCCACGACATCGACGAGTACGAGCGCATCAGCGAGGACCGCCAGTGCGAGTCACGCTACCTCCGTCGCCTGCTCTCACACTGCGACGACGTCGACATCCCCTTCAGCTTCGACGTCGTCGGACACCTGTTCCACGCCGCCTGCAGTGGCGAACACCGCAGCCCCCACGAGGACGGCTGGTTCGACGAGGACCCCGGGACGGACTGGCAGACGGACCCGCTGTTCTACGCCCCGGACCTGGTCGCGGACATCCGCGACGCCGAAACCGACCACGAGATCTGCACCCACTCCTACTCCCACGTCTCCTGTGACGAGGCGAGCGACGAGGCAATCCGCTGGGACCTGGAGGAGGCACAGCAGGTCCACGAGCACGTCCTGGGCGAGCGGACCGTCTCGTTCGTCCCGCCGAAGCACGAGCAGCCGCCGACACACGTGCTCCGCGACGCCGGCATCGAGATCATCCGGATGCACCGCAGCGATGGCGTCTCGAAGCCACGGAAGTACAAGCGGCTCGTCACGGGACCGCACCCGGAGTTCTCGCCCCCCGTCACCATCGAGGACGACGTCGTCGTCACCTACTGCACGGAGTACCCATCGCTGACCTCGGCGCTGTTGCCCTCGGGTCGCCGGGACACCCACCCCGCGTTCAAGTACCTCCCGTTCGACACCGCCAAGCGCCAGCAGCTCCACCGCCGCTACCTCCGACAGACCGCCGAGCAGGCGCTGGAGACGGACACGCCGGTCCACCTGTGGGCGCACCTGTACGACCTCTCGAACGAGGCGCAGTTTCTCGCATTGCGGGACTTCCTCACCGACCTCGCGGCACTGGAGGCACAGACGGACCTGGAGGTCCTGACGATGGCCGAACTGAACGACCGCGTCAGAGCGGAACGACGGGCCCATGTCGTCGTCTGA
- a CDS encoding helix-turn-helix domain-containing protein: protein MSSEDTAEEPAWEWRESPFIVDLAEEDAEAVPRLVETDSSPLIAEVHLVNPDLLLSHCIATVPGVTIRPEYQTVLDSEVKIFFFTVTGDAYDDFEAALVEDHTVADPTLVSEKDTYRVYRVRLLPDTQPITPATAKLDIRVVDAKSSDGGWLVRLEIPNREALLRFRDFCDDEDVHFSIRRLYTDTFAEDAFLGLTETQLTTLRTAFDTGYFDVPRRISQQQLADLLGISTSGVSQRLRSALSQLIEHTVAEDD from the coding sequence ATGAGCTCTGAGGACACCGCCGAAGAGCCGGCGTGGGAATGGCGCGAGAGCCCGTTCATCGTCGACCTGGCCGAGGAGGACGCCGAAGCGGTCCCACGACTGGTCGAGACCGACTCCTCGCCCCTCATCGCCGAGGTGCACCTGGTCAACCCGGACCTCCTGTTGAGCCACTGCATCGCCACGGTCCCCGGGGTGACCATCAGGCCGGAGTACCAGACGGTCCTCGACAGCGAGGTCAAGATATTCTTCTTCACCGTGACCGGCGACGCGTACGACGACTTCGAGGCGGCGCTGGTCGAGGACCACACCGTCGCGGACCCGACACTCGTCTCCGAGAAGGACACCTACCGGGTGTACCGGGTGCGGCTCCTCCCCGACACCCAGCCGATAACCCCCGCGACGGCCAAGCTCGACATCCGGGTCGTCGACGCCAAGAGCAGCGACGGCGGCTGGCTCGTCCGGCTCGAGATTCCGAACCGGGAGGCGCTCTTGCGCTTCCGGGACTTCTGTGACGACGAGGACGTCCACTTCTCCATCCGCCGGCTCTACACCGATACGTTCGCCGAGGACGCGTTCCTCGGCCTGACCGAGACCCAGCTGACCACGCTCCGGACCGCGTTCGACACCGGGTACTTCGACGTGCCCCGGCGCATCTCCCAGCAGCAACTCGCCGACCTGCTCGGTATCTCCACCTCCGGCGTCTCACAGCGCCTTCGGAGTGCCCTAAGCCAGCTCATCGAGCACACCGTCGCGGAGGACGACTGA
- a CDS encoding formyltransferase family protein, with amino-acid sequence MSSSEQPRAGVLLSGETVPRWMARALQLVEVETNATISRLVIDDSTTERGPVDTVQRLVDLREWAPFAAAISLRSDPYFAESIPIEEIPALTDAKRTYCEPVDTPGFGQELPESAVADLEPLDVAIRFGFGILVGDALTAPTKGVLSYHHGDLTEYRGQPAGFWEFVHDEPSAGITVQRITDELDAGEIFAYEEVDIDDADTWRDVRRRLYTTSEPMLARATRKLLWGDDPREPDELGDLYTLPKGKPVLSYAVKTAKGYL; translated from the coding sequence ATGTCGTCGTCTGAGCAGCCCCGCGCCGGCGTCTTGCTGAGCGGCGAGACGGTCCCGCGCTGGATGGCTCGCGCGCTCCAGCTCGTGGAGGTGGAGACGAACGCGACCATCAGCCGACTCGTCATCGACGACAGCACGACCGAGCGCGGTCCCGTCGACACGGTCCAGCGCCTCGTCGACCTCCGCGAGTGGGCACCGTTCGCCGCCGCCATCTCGCTCCGGTCGGACCCGTACTTCGCGGAGTCCATCCCCATCGAGGAGATTCCGGCGCTGACCGACGCGAAGCGGACGTACTGCGAACCGGTGGACACCCCCGGGTTCGGCCAGGAACTCCCCGAAAGTGCCGTCGCCGACCTCGAACCGCTCGACGTCGCCATCCGGTTCGGGTTCGGCATCCTCGTCGGCGACGCGCTGACCGCGCCCACGAAGGGCGTCCTCAGCTACCACCACGGCGACCTCACCGAGTACCGCGGGCAGCCCGCCGGGTTCTGGGAGTTCGTCCACGACGAGCCGTCCGCGGGAATCACCGTCCAGCGCATCACCGACGAGCTGGACGCGGGCGAGATATTCGCGTACGAGGAGGTCGACATCGACGACGCGGACACCTGGCGCGACGTGCGACGCCGACTCTACACCACCTCCGAGCCGATGCTCGCGCGGGCGACGCGCAAACTCCTCTGGGGCGACGACCCCCGCGAACCGGACGAACTCGGTGACCTCTACACGCTCCCGAAGGGCAAACCGGTGCTCTCCTACGCGGTCAAGACCGCGAAGGGGTACCTCTGA
- a CDS encoding DUF4129 domain-containing protein, with product MNWESLLTIAVALCCVFAISTAATSLESSVTTDPDEVIDLDETGIPIGTDSAVSLKSQVQSEGTPDTSSSSAEPGDGQVEESSAEPGDGDQTTAGSGDGESTGADSGAGDRSGGSSSADQGQDTGLGAGEEQAGGPGTPPPSLLDKLLALLAALLDLLRALVPAIVALGLVALGIRHRDRLGAVLRERLERWGLIDPVADEEPSEPPTRPDPTNQVSEAWYEFVEALGLGDARACAPRECADAARDEGVDEETIAALTEPFEEVRYGEEPVTEDRRRRATDGLERFRARHGGQHTGGDR from the coding sequence ATGAACTGGGAGTCACTCCTGACCATCGCCGTCGCGCTGTGCTGTGTCTTCGCCATCAGCACGGCGGCGACGTCGCTGGAGTCGTCGGTGACGACGGACCCGGACGAGGTCATCGACCTCGACGAGACCGGGATTCCCATCGGCACCGACAGCGCAGTGAGCCTCAAGTCGCAGGTACAGTCTGAAGGGACACCGGACACGTCGTCGTCGTCCGCGGAGCCGGGTGACGGACAGGTCGAGGAGTCGTCCGCGGAACCCGGCGACGGGGACCAGACGACCGCCGGCAGTGGCGACGGCGAGAGCACCGGGGCGGACAGCGGGGCCGGCGACCGGTCCGGTGGGTCCTCCTCGGCCGACCAGGGCCAGGACACCGGTCTGGGAGCCGGTGAGGAGCAGGCGGGTGGCCCCGGGACGCCACCCCCGAGTCTGCTCGACAAGCTGCTCGCGTTGCTGGCGGCACTGCTCGACCTGCTCCGGGCGCTCGTCCCGGCGATAGTCGCGCTCGGACTGGTCGCCCTCGGGATTCGACACCGCGACCGGCTCGGTGCCGTGCTCCGCGAGCGGCTGGAACGCTGGGGCCTCATCGACCCGGTGGCCGACGAGGAGCCGAGCGAGCCACCGACCCGGCCCGACCCGACGAACCAGGTCTCCGAGGCCTGGTACGAGTTCGTCGAAGCGCTCGGGCTGGGTGACGCCCGGGCCTGTGCACCTCGAGAATGCGCCGACGCCGCCCGGGACGAGGGGGTCGACGAGGAGACCATCGCGGCGCTCACCGAACCGTTCGAGGAGGTCCGCTACGGCGAGGAGCCGGTGACGGAGGACCGCCGCCGCCGGGCCACGGACGGGCTGGAGCGCTTCCGTGCACGCCACGGCGGCCAGCACACCGGGGGCGACCGATGA
- a CDS encoding GAF domain-containing protein, with amino-acid sequence MSRDAAVRSRSSTPCFLLVGSEGRLEPALQTLTENFDDPTLLTHPSVDPGSDWSDVAFDVDCIVVDAESGGTRPGAAIETLSSEFDDTLLYAVLDEEGPLTVEEALSHGATDVAWHDVTGYEVFASRLRGAIEEDATHRFSSATRQAPEHVAAGSVGDVLNGGTPLEVSRRLVETATDLLGEATVELYLHDQRTETLQLTAFSSGPRTGKPPSSYALGEGSAVARAYLTEETLIRDPDDGFTDEDGDGRSVVVPACGIGVLVATEQGFDVRTIETARLVASLGELAFGWHTDPPSTESSPPAGRLGHADGLTDLADRVRSIEHELVRTESREAVEQTLCERLNGFDDVTLAWVGETETRTDTIAPRSWAGDSEYIETVSIDGFDEETATGTPAARTAASGTVTEIAGLDEAAADADAAWRTAARECGHGSVLSVPLTFDGMAYGVVTVFGTDADTFDGVVGTLVRELATTAAYAIDAMVGRERPLTDHRLRLDCLSRSATTLLPRLVRELPPALELESLFATQQRARAFFDVPDEHVDAFERILADDPDVASFSWIGREAEVCHLVVEDPILATVAAADGSVHRLEDRDDAVQFTVEVPAETDVDDLLSSLDVGGDDVELLTRRRTADSVRTAEGARSDVERRLSDRELDLLRLAHEAGYFDWPRETSSADLADLAGGSQSTVSKQIRAGQATVMDELFDG; translated from the coding sequence GTGAGCCGGGACGCCGCCGTCAGGTCCCGGTCGAGCACGCCGTGTTTCCTGCTCGTCGGGAGCGAGGGTCGCCTCGAACCAGCGCTGCAGACGCTCACCGAGAACTTCGACGACCCGACCCTGCTGACCCACCCGTCGGTCGACCCGGGGTCGGACTGGTCCGACGTGGCCTTCGACGTCGACTGCATCGTCGTCGACGCCGAGAGCGGCGGGACGCGGCCGGGCGCGGCCATCGAGACGCTCTCTTCGGAGTTCGACGACACGCTACTCTACGCCGTCCTCGACGAGGAAGGGCCGTTGACCGTCGAGGAGGCGCTGTCGCACGGCGCGACCGACGTGGCCTGGCACGACGTGACCGGGTACGAGGTGTTCGCCTCCCGGCTCCGCGGGGCCATCGAAGAGGACGCGACCCACCGCTTCAGCTCCGCCACCAGGCAGGCACCCGAGCACGTCGCCGCGGGCAGCGTCGGCGACGTGTTGAACGGCGGGACGCCGCTCGAGGTGAGTCGCCGACTCGTCGAGACCGCGACCGACCTGCTGGGAGAGGCGACCGTCGAACTGTACCTCCACGACCAGCGGACGGAGACGCTCCAGTTGACCGCCTTCTCCAGTGGACCACGGACCGGGAAGCCGCCGTCCTCGTACGCGCTCGGCGAGGGGTCCGCCGTCGCCAGGGCCTACCTGACGGAGGAGACGCTCATCCGCGACCCCGACGACGGGTTCACCGACGAGGACGGCGACGGCCGGAGCGTAGTCGTCCCGGCCTGCGGTATCGGTGTCCTCGTCGCGACCGAGCAGGGGTTCGACGTGCGGACCATCGAGACGGCGCGACTGGTGGCTTCGCTGGGGGAGCTCGCGTTCGGCTGGCACACCGACCCGCCGTCGACCGAGTCGAGCCCACCCGCGGGGCGTCTCGGTCACGCCGACGGCCTGACAGACCTCGCCGACAGGGTACGGTCCATCGAGCACGAGCTCGTCCGGACCGAGTCCCGGGAGGCCGTCGAACAGACCCTCTGCGAACGGCTGAACGGGTTCGACGACGTGACCCTCGCGTGGGTCGGCGAGACCGAGACGCGGACCGACACCATCGCGCCCCGGTCGTGGGCCGGCGACAGCGAGTACATCGAGACGGTCTCCATCGACGGGTTCGACGAGGAGACCGCGACCGGTACACCGGCCGCCCGGACCGCCGCCTCCGGGACCGTCACCGAGATCGCCGGCCTCGACGAGGCTGCCGCCGACGCGGACGCCGCGTGGCGGACCGCCGCCCGGGAGTGCGGCCACGGTTCCGTCCTCAGCGTTCCCCTGACGTTCGACGGCATGGCGTACGGCGTGGTGACCGTCTTCGGGACCGACGCCGACACGTTCGACGGCGTCGTGGGCACGCTCGTCCGCGAACTCGCGACGACCGCGGCGTACGCCATCGACGCGATGGTGGGCCGGGAGCGCCCGCTGACCGACCACCGCCTGCGACTCGACTGCCTGTCCAGGTCCGCGACGACCCTCCTCCCGCGGCTGGTCCGGGAGCTCCCGCCCGCCCTCGAGCTGGAGTCCCTGTTCGCCACACAGCAGAGGGCTCGCGCGTTCTTCGACGTCCCCGACGAGCACGTCGACGCCTTCGAGCGCATCCTCGCTGACGACCCCGACGTGGCGTCGTTCAGCTGGATCGGCAGAGAGGCCGAAGTGTGTCACCTCGTCGTGGAGGACCCGATACTGGCGACCGTCGCTGCCGCGGACGGGAGCGTCCACCGGCTGGAAGACCGGGACGATGCCGTCCAGTTCACGGTCGAGGTGCCGGCCGAAACCGACGTCGACGACCTCCTGTCCTCGCTCGACGTGGGTGGCGACGACGTCGAACTGCTGACCCGTCGCCGGACCGCGGACTCGGTTCGAACCGCCGAGGGGGCCCGCTCCGACGTCGAACGTCGGCTCTCGGACCGCGAACTCGACCTCCTCCGGCTCGCCCACGAGGCCGGCTACTTCGACTGGCCACGCGAGACCAGCAGTGCCGACCTCGCCGACCTCGCGGGTGGCTCCCAGTCCACGGTCAGCAAACAGATCCGCGCCGGACAGGCGACGGTCATGGACGAGTTGTTCGACGGATGA
- a CDS encoding sugar-transfer associated ATP-grasp domain-containing protein, with protein sequence MNVRDAYITTNQITSLAMDELRDDGDHGLSPGEKLDLWRDGFQSQAATLYDFETHGRDAYLDDYSRYVQTKRINGRWSLALDNKLLFHRLLEPFDEHRPELYGLVRDGEFHHVTETEPEPATARFGRSDGGTDQVETRGVDGRNAGSVVLERLRREGNLVLKWTSGGGGNNVLLCQAMEEGVRVDGDPVSQQSFERRVDSLSEYLVTELVGMDDYAYTLYPDSPNTIRALTMYDRQAGEPFLATAVHRIGTDESAPVDNWSAGGLSAQIDPDTGQLSPAARAPKFGWDGRREVHPDTETQIAGVTVPGWDDIHDELLTMADELSYIPYIAWDIVVSAPGEFAVIEANNYSDVDLLQVHEPLLTDERVRRFYEAHGVC encoded by the coding sequence GTGAACGTCAGAGACGCCTACATCACGACGAACCAGATCACGTCGCTCGCCATGGACGAGCTGCGCGACGACGGCGACCACGGGCTCTCGCCCGGCGAGAAGCTCGACCTCTGGCGCGACGGGTTCCAGAGCCAGGCGGCGACCCTCTACGACTTCGAGACGCACGGTCGGGACGCCTACCTCGACGACTACAGCCGCTACGTCCAGACCAAGCGGATCAACGGGCGCTGGAGCCTCGCGCTCGACAACAAGCTCCTGTTCCACCGACTGCTGGAGCCGTTCGACGAGCATCGCCCGGAGCTGTACGGGCTGGTTCGTGACGGGGAGTTCCATCACGTCACGGAGACGGAACCCGAACCGGCGACTGCCCGGTTCGGCCGCAGCGACGGCGGCACCGATCAGGTGGAGACCCGCGGCGTCGACGGCCGGAACGCCGGGTCGGTCGTCCTCGAACGACTCCGGCGCGAGGGGAACCTCGTCCTGAAGTGGACCTCGGGTGGCGGGGGGAACAACGTCCTCCTCTGTCAGGCGATGGAAGAAGGGGTCCGCGTCGACGGCGACCCCGTCAGCCAACAGTCGTTCGAGCGACGCGTCGACTCGCTCTCGGAGTACCTCGTCACCGAACTCGTCGGGATGGACGACTACGCCTACACGCTCTATCCCGACTCGCCGAACACCATCCGGGCGCTGACGATGTACGACCGGCAGGCCGGCGAGCCGTTCCTCGCGACCGCCGTCCACCGCATCGGGACCGACGAGTCCGCCCCCGTCGACAACTGGTCGGCGGGCGGGCTCTCCGCGCAGATCGACCCCGACACCGGCCAGTTGAGTCCCGCAGCCCGGGCCCCGAAGTTCGGCTGGGATGGCCGTCGGGAGGTCCACCCCGACACCGAGACACAGATCGCCGGCGTCACCGTCCCCGGCTGGGACGACATCCACGACGAGTTGCTGACGATGGCGGACGAACTCTCCTACATCCCCTACATCGCGTGGGACATCGTCGTCAGCGCGCCGGGCGAGTTCGCCGTCATCGAGGCGAACAACTACTCTGACGTGGACCTGTTGCAGGTCCACGAGCCGCTGCTGACCGACGAACGGGTCAGGCGGTTCTACGAGGCACACGGCGTCTGCTGA
- a CDS encoding glycosyltransferase family 2 protein: MPKVSVIIPTYNRADTVRRAIDSVLAQTMSDLECLVVDDASTDDTQAVLDEYDDSRLRTFRHDTNRGGNAARNTGLANADGEYVALLDSDDEWKPEKLERQLDRLDAESDDWVAAYCDWEYDLDESGESWKRTVAALLDRFDRDYPTEGGADDMVREILADNLHTGAGSTLLVETAVARDVGGFDEDLDRFQDTEFALRVVKAGKLAHVAEPLMIRHDTGSPSAETYRDANEELLSKYDEEVAAIEADGRDIRGQRNLFVAKHFLAEGRPVGSLRHLRRASVDGHEVPGVLASAARGLNRRKRSVAIALTLVLAVTLGYTLTRGTDSA, translated from the coding sequence ATGCCGAAAGTCAGCGTCATCATCCCCACGTACAACCGAGCCGACACCGTCCGGCGGGCCATCGATAGCGTCCTCGCACAGACGATGTCCGACCTGGAGTGTCTGGTCGTCGACGACGCGTCGACCGACGACACACAGGCTGTGCTGGACGAGTACGACGACTCCCGGCTCCGAACGTTCCGCCACGACACGAACCGGGGTGGGAACGCCGCCCGGAACACCGGGCTGGCGAACGCCGACGGGGAGTACGTCGCCCTCCTCGACTCGGACGACGAGTGGAAACCCGAGAAACTCGAGCGCCAGCTCGACAGGCTCGACGCCGAGTCCGACGACTGGGTCGCCGCATACTGCGACTGGGAGTACGACCTCGACGAGTCCGGCGAGAGCTGGAAGCGAACGGTCGCGGCCCTCCTCGACCGGTTCGACCGGGACTACCCCACCGAGGGCGGGGCCGACGACATGGTCCGCGAGATCCTCGCGGACAACCTCCACACGGGGGCCGGCTCGACGCTGCTCGTCGAGACGGCCGTCGCCCGCGACGTCGGCGGCTTCGACGAGGACCTCGACCGGTTCCAGGACACCGAGTTCGCCCTCCGGGTCGTGAAGGCGGGCAAGCTCGCACACGTCGCCGAGCCCCTGATGATCCGCCACGACACCGGGAGTCCCTCCGCCGAAACCTACCGCGACGCGAACGAGGAGCTCCTCTCGAAGTACGACGAGGAGGTCGCCGCTATCGAGGCCGACGGGCGCGACATCCGCGGCCAGCGCAACCTCTTCGTCGCGAAGCACTTCCTCGCGGAGGGCCGCCCGGTCGGCAGCCTGCGCCACCTCCGGCGGGCGTCCGTCGACGGCCACGAGGTTCCCGGAGTGCTCGCGTCGGCGGCCCGTGGCCTGAACCGCCGCAAGCGGAGCGTCGCCATCGCCCTGACGCTGGTGCTGGCCGTGACGCTCGGCTACACACTGACGCGAGGCACCGACAGTGCGTGA